From the genome of Pseudomonadota bacterium, one region includes:
- a CDS encoding ATP-dependent DNA helicase: protein MPPGPTPAGLTPAGRDLSPLGFHGVPSLPSPIRGGAGGEVSGEGPGEVIIPISVRELVELTCRRGDLRRGGGPRASALEGVLAHRAIQASRGGTYRAERRVDAAFSREGVELAVSGRADGVDLSRDQPLVEEIKSTATPLVLLHEGAHPLHFAQAEAYAAMLAAELGAPAIRVRVTYVHRESGEQRAFERTRGAAELGAFLEGAAGRLLDVLGAVLAQRRERDASLAGLGFPYASFRPGQRELADATAASIARGETLLAHAPTGSGKTMAILWGALQAVRDGAADQVFFLTSRGTGRRAVDAALDELGRAGLVCTRLALTARDTICPHPGAECDAGECPLARGHFDRIAGAAAALLEIRCADRGAVEEIAARHRVCPFALALELVPYADVVTGDLNYALDPHVSPKVMQGFRLGSRVALVDEAHNAVDRAREMFSARLSAREARGAAAGVADADPGIAKAARGLAAAIGRIAKREIGEGARAAVLSGAPAGVVRAAERYVAAAEIGLSERPAVRAAAGVFGLYFRALGFLHRAERLDGGFAAFVAREGDAAALELTCVDPAGPIRAALDRVSAAVFFSGTLAPFDYFSRMLAGGRAGSFVGRSPFPPENLLPLLADRIDTRYAARGATLDRVVELVAAAARAKPGNYLVFFPSYEYLAAAAARLAAVAPEVELLRQAPGMNEAARAEFLALIEPAADRSRAAFAVLGGVFGESVDLPDCLISGAIAVTVGLPPPDPRRETIRAHLDERAGSGFEHAYVYPGANKVLQAAGRVIRSETDRGFVLLIDDRLKREPYRTLLGAAWPNPVRISSAADLSRRLAEFWGSC, encoded by the coding sequence ACCCCCGCTGGCCTCACCCCCGCTGGACGAGACCTCTCCCCGCTGGGGTTCCACGGTGTTCCTTCCCTCCCCTCCCCGATTCGGGGAGGGGCCGGGGGAGAGGTTTCCGGGGAGGGGCCGGGGGAGGTCATCATCCCGATCTCCGTCCGGGAGCTCGTCGAGCTCACCTGCCGGCGCGGGGATCTCCGCCGCGGCGGGGGACCGCGCGCCTCGGCGCTCGAGGGCGTGCTCGCGCACCGCGCGATCCAGGCGAGCCGGGGCGGCACGTACCGGGCGGAGCGGCGGGTCGACGCGGCGTTCTCGCGGGAGGGTGTCGAGCTCGCCGTCTCGGGCCGCGCCGACGGCGTCGATCTGAGCCGCGATCAACCGCTGGTCGAGGAGATCAAGTCGACCGCCACGCCGCTCGTCCTCCTGCACGAGGGCGCGCACCCGCTGCACTTCGCGCAGGCCGAGGCGTACGCCGCGATGCTCGCCGCCGAGCTCGGCGCGCCCGCGATCCGGGTCCGGGTCACCTACGTCCACCGCGAGTCGGGGGAGCAGCGCGCGTTCGAGCGCACGCGGGGCGCGGCCGAGCTCGGGGCGTTCCTCGAGGGCGCCGCGGGCCGCCTCCTCGACGTGCTCGGCGCCGTCCTCGCGCAGCGGCGGGAGCGCGACGCGTCGCTCGCCGGGCTCGGCTTCCCGTACGCGTCGTTCCGCCCGGGGCAGCGGGAGCTCGCCGACGCCACCGCGGCGTCGATCGCCCGCGGCGAGACGCTGCTCGCGCACGCGCCGACCGGCTCGGGGAAGACGATGGCGATCCTCTGGGGCGCGCTCCAGGCCGTGCGCGACGGCGCCGCGGATCAGGTCTTCTTCCTCACCTCGCGCGGCACCGGCCGGCGCGCGGTCGACGCGGCGCTCGACGAGCTCGGACGGGCCGGCCTCGTCTGCACCCGCCTCGCGCTCACCGCGCGGGACACGATCTGCCCGCACCCCGGGGCGGAGTGCGACGCGGGCGAGTGCCCGCTCGCCCGCGGCCACTTCGATCGCATCGCCGGGGCGGCGGCGGCGCTCCTCGAGATCCGATGCGCGGATCGCGGCGCCGTCGAGGAGATCGCCGCGCGGCATCGCGTGTGCCCGTTCGCGCTCGCCCTCGAGCTCGTGCCGTACGCCGACGTCGTCACGGGCGACCTGAACTACGCCCTCGATCCGCACGTGAGCCCCAAGGTGATGCAGGGGTTCCGCCTCGGGAGCCGGGTGGCGCTCGTCGACGAGGCGCACAACGCCGTGGATCGGGCGCGGGAGATGTTCTCCGCGAGGCTCTCGGCGCGGGAGGCGCGCGGCGCGGCGGCGGGCGTCGCGGACGCGGATCCGGGGATCGCGAAGGCGGCGCGCGGGCTGGCGGCGGCGATCGGGAGGATCGCGAAGCGGGAGATCGGCGAGGGCGCGCGCGCGGCGGTCCTCTCCGGCGCGCCGGCCGGCGTCGTCCGCGCGGCCGAGCGCTATGTCGCCGCGGCCGAGATCGGCCTGTCGGAGCGCCCGGCGGTGCGCGCCGCCGCGGGCGTCTTCGGCCTCTACTTCCGCGCGCTCGGGTTCCTGCACCGGGCGGAGCGGCTCGACGGCGGGTTCGCCGCGTTCGTCGCGCGCGAGGGCGACGCGGCCGCGCTCGAGCTCACCTGCGTCGATCCGGCCGGGCCGATCCGCGCGGCGCTCGATCGCGTCTCGGCGGCGGTGTTCTTCTCCGGCACGCTCGCGCCCTTCGACTACTTCTCGCGGATGCTCGCCGGCGGCCGCGCCGGCTCGTTCGTCGGCCGCTCGCCGTTCCCGCCCGAGAACCTGCTCCCGCTGCTCGCGGATCGGATCGACACGCGCTACGCGGCGCGGGGGGCGACGCTCGATCGCGTGGTCGAGCTCGTCGCGGCCGCGGCGCGCGCCAAGCCCGGCAACTACCTCGTCTTCTTCCCGTCGTACGAGTACCTCGCCGCCGCGGCGGCGAGGCTCGCGGCCGTCGCGCCCGAGGTCGAGCTGCTCAGGCAGGCGCCGGGGATGAACGAGGCGGCGCGCGCGGAGTTCCTCGCGCTCATCGAGCCCGCGGCCGATCGCTCGCGGGCCGCGTTCGCGGTGCTCGGCGGGGTCTTCGGCGAGAGCGTCGATCTCCCGGACTGCCTCATCTCGGGCGCCATCGCCGTGACCGTCGGGTTGCCGCCGCCGGATCCCCGGCGCGAGACGATCCGCGCGCACCTCGACGAGCGGGCCGGGTCGGGCTTCGAGCACGCGTACGTCTACCCGGGCGCCAACAAGGTGCTCCAGGCCGCGGGCCGCGTGATCCGCTCCGAGACCGATCGCGGCTTCGTCCTGCTCATCGACGATCGCCTGAAGCGCGAGCCGTACCGGACGCTGCTCGGGGCCGCGTGGCCCAACCCCGTGCGGATCTCGTCCGCGGCCGACCTCTCGAGGCGACTCGCGGAGTTCTGGGGATCGTGCTAA